In Periophthalmus magnuspinnatus isolate fPerMag1 chromosome 9, fPerMag1.2.pri, whole genome shotgun sequence, the sequence TGGAGCCTACAGGACGATAAGAACAAATAGCTTGCCACAAATTATGATATATGCCGGTACTGATCTAAGACCAAATGGATGTTTACAATGTACTGATTGTATTATAAGAAACAGCTGAACTTTAATTGTGTAAACAAAAAAGGAAACTGTTgcttttttactacttttgtcatgtttctattttaatgaacaaaatatatatttattttgtaagaaaagaacagtgttttattcatttgtgtttgtttctgaaGTATTATTTTCTCAGTCGTGTGTGTGGACTAAACAGTGGTGCAGTTGCAGACTTTGTCCACTAGGTGTCGCTCTTCACTGATGTAAACATGAGCTCGTGACCTGCGCGCGGCTGCTGTAACAAGTTAAAGGAGCTAATCCGGCATGAAGCGAGTGTAAAGTCATATTTCTGCTGTGTGTTAGAGCTCGAAACACTCTAGGAATAATGTACATATTACTTTGACGGTGCACACGAAAACCTAAAGATGGACAAGGTAAGAAAGTTTAGATTTTAAGGTAAAACACGTTAGCTTCGTGCTAACGCTAAGCTAATACAGCACTGTACTGTTTGTATTCTGCTAAAAGAGTTAAAAGGCAcaactgcagtgtgtgtgttataAATGTGGAACATGAGCAGATAGTTTTGGAAGAACATTAAATGCAAAGCTGATTAATGGTTCTCCATAACAGCTTTTATGGTCCAATCAAAAGCAGCCAAGTTTAGTGTTTAAAGAGAGATCTGCAGACTTCATCCACAGGTCCATAAAAGTAAACAATCAGCGGCCAAAAGAGCACAGAAGTCCACTGTAAAGATAAAGCAGCGTAAAGATAGAAAAGCTGGCATTGTTTTACAGTAAAGACAAGTCTAAACCCTTTTTTAACCTTAACCATCACAGATTTGTGCCAAACTTAAGCAGACACAGGGCCTACGGCAACTCCAAGGACAAACTACATTTAATATcccatgttatttattttgtatatgtaGATATTTCATTGTCAACATAGGCCTGTTTTTTGTGACAACATGTTTTTAACTATTAACCTACACAAGCAGAGACAACACGAAGTTATTTGCAAACTAGAAATGAAGTGCTTTGCTCTAAACCTTTTGAAATGACTTTTATCACCTTTAATGACCTTTAATAGACAGTGAAGTAAGGCAACAACTAGTAGAAAGTGTacttaataaagtaaaatcacGAGAAATGGTGAGGAATATGTGGATGAAGGTGCAGGTGTGGGGTCCTGTGGCCGGAGGTTTTAGAGCCAGACTCTTGTGACTCTTGACACTTTATTAATTTAGTGAAGTACCAGTTATGTTATATTAGTATAACTTAGTTATACTTACAAAGACAAGCTGTAACGTTATTGTGTCATGAATAACAGAAGTACTTGTGTCTTAACTACAGACTAGACTTTTATGAATCGACCAAAGGTCGCTGACTTGATTTACTCAACCTGTAAATTGTTTTTAGGAGCGTGAGCCGTCacaggggagacagaggagggagcaaCTGACAGCGCCGTCAGCCACTGTAATTTTACCAAACCCATACAAGTCCAGTCCAAGTTTAAGAGGGCACGTCTACTATTATTCCTGATGTGTATGATTATATAACAGACTGGGCTGTGCACTTACTATATTGTATGCATTCTTTTTGAAGGAATCATTCATTGCGGGGATCAGCAGCTACTGACAATTCAAGTTTGGGAAAACATGGATATAACAAACCAGTAATTAAAGTGAACACCATTCGGCACAAAACTGAGACCACTGGGGATCTACAAACTAAGGTTTATTATGAGTAAAATAATCTAATGTTGCCTAAAAGTTcttattcatattttgtttgcaACCCAAGACATCAATGGGGAACCCTAAAAGTCCTGGGCATGGGAGAAAGGATATGAAGAGAAGaggtctgttttaaatattcttATTACATTAAGATGGTAAATACTAGCTCTACTAGCTCTTAAGGGATTTTGCTTTGTATTTTCTACAGGAAGGGAGATGCCAGAAACTACATTTGAAGTGAAAATGGATGAGTTCCCAGAGTTAAGTGGCATCTTTGTGGACCAAGGAGACCCCCGTTTCCAGAGACATTGCTGGGGACCTCCTACTCAAAATTTGGAAGAACATTCAGATAAGGCATGGAAGGTTTTGCATCTGCTACAGATATATTCATGGTTTAAGGATGGAGTTACATTGTaatgaaaatatgttgtttttcataGGTGAACAAAAATGCACCAGTAGCAAATTATAAGCCACCAGCAAAGTATAAGTTTCCACAGACTGAAGTAATTCCCAATTCATCAGGAAATGCAATGGGTAGAGAGTCTTTTATTTTGCTTGGAAGGAATCTgttgtaaaattttaaaacatgGTGTAGTCACGGTGGATATTTTGCAGCTCAAGAGAGTATCCCTGGTTCTGTTACAAGCTCCTGGGCTAATATTGCCTCTCAACCTCCCAAAAAGCCAGTTCTGAAAGATAAAGCCAAGCCTGCGCAGGTAAGACATTTCatttatctattatttttaattttcttgaTGAGGAAAATGTAGAACCTGTGCAGCGCTGATGTGATGAAGTGTTTTGAATATTCTATGTGCGTGTTGCTCTCCTTGCAGGCTGATGAAGTCgtacaggaagaggaggaagtcaACACAGGCAAGAAAAAgcgaaagaagaaaaagaagaaatcaAAAGATGCAGATGAAGACATGGAAACTGGAtctgataaaaatgtattgtatcaGGACCCTCCGAGGTTTGAGGTAAATCTTCTTTAGTCACGGGAAAATAAAACGGCCTGTTGCATGagcttattatttttatttgtctttgcaGGATGAAGAGGAGTTTCCTGGCCTAACACCTTCTTTTACTGGAACAGAAAAGTTATTTATCAGAAGCAAAACAGCACATCTATGCAACAATGTATGTTTGTTATTGAGTGCAACTACTAGTGGTTATCTAATTACCTTACCCTGATGTGCTTCATGCACTTAAACATTCTGCTGTGatcaaacatttttatattctgACATTTGCTCTTTTAGGAAAACCAAAGACAAAGCATCCAGCAACAGCCTATGAATcagaaaaaggacaaaacccaaAATACAAAGGCTCCTTTTACAGAGGCCccaaaagtacaggtacagaatgctacacatatatatttaagtttatttactGATGCGTTAAATACAATTTTCCTTATTTTTGCAGAAAGCGGAGAAGGTTTCAGGTAAGAAGAGCAAAGTGCCCGTTCAGCTTGACATTGGAAACATGCTGGCAGTTCTAGAAAAGAAACAATCTCAAAAAGCCAAGCAGGACACGAAGCCTCTCACACTCTCAGGTAATGCCAGTGTCTCTATaataaaactgatttttactgaGGGCTGATGGCTCACAGTAAAAGCGTTATGTGTTTTTAGTTGGTGGAGGTTTGCCTGTGGTACCTAAGCAACCGCCTGTGCAGAAGAAACCTGTTATACAAGGAAAAATCGCACACAATCCTCTTGACTCCACGAGCCCATTGGTCAAGAAAGGAAAGCAGAGGGAAGTGCCAAAAGCAAAGAAACCTACTGCTCTGAAAAAGGTATCACAGCAGGTGTAATgatgaccattcaaaagatcgGTTTAAATGGCAATGGTACAAATGTTTCACTCTGAAATCACTTTGAAACACATATATGGTAtatttacttaaaggtgcactatgtagcttttctggtggaggctcaGTCACATGGTTGTCATGGAGAGGACGTCAGTTTCTTTAAAATACCTTGAGAAACACGCGTTGTTACTCTGAGCGGgattgcttctccacagatctaatctTTGTCTGATGGTTTTACTTGTTTGTCTCTACGGAGATGGatcggtttaatgccatagtgtggcacaatccaggcaaagcaataacaccccctaccagaaaagttacacagtgcacctttaaaaaaataaaaattgttgtAGGTAATTTTGAAGGAGCGCgaggagaggaagcagaggcgATTGCTCGAGGAGAGAGGTGAACTGCCTGAAAGCGAGTCCGTACACGcagaggcggaggaggaagacTGTGAAACAAGTGCCGCAGGTTATACAAGCCTCACTTAACCTTTGAAGGACTGAAAGGCCAAATAAGTGCATTTgtgtttaagacacaaacaaTTCATCACAATGATTTACTAGTCTGGTATTTTGATAATTGTAATCACTATCTGGACTATGCAGACTATAGACCACATGCCAAAAGACATTTTATCAGAAAGACGGCaatattattaaatcaaaatgtcacaaaataaataacagtttgtgatttttattaattttatttgtaaatattctctagAAGCTTTCAGtcaaaaatatttcattatttggtttaaaaaataataaataaaaaatgttaatgcatGATAGAAGTGGTCATCTAATCAAAACGATAATCACTGACTCATGTGTTTTTATACGTGAACAGATGAAGTGCTCAGTCCTACAGAAGAACTTGGTGATCAAATGGAGATcaatgatgatgaggaggaggagaaagtggAACATGAGGAACCTCCCCAAGAACTGACCACTTCACCAACAACAATAATCACCCCCATGGATACACCTAAAATCCACAGCAGAAAGTTCCGGGAGTAAATATTGaacattattttaactttattatcAATATCAATTACCCTGTGATTTTTGACCAAGGCGTTTTGTGCGTTGGCAGATATTGCACTCAAATGCTCAGCAAAGAAGTGGATGAATGTGTGACAACACTTCTGAAGGAACTTGTGCGCTTCCAGGATCGTCTGTATCAAAAAGACCCAATGAAGGCTCGTATGAAAAGGAGAATCGTCATGGGTCTACGAGAAGTGCTCAAACACCTGAAACTCAGGAAGGTCAAATGTGTCATCATTTCACCCAACTGTGAGCGCAGCCAGGCCAAAGGTTCAGCTTCATttagtttaaacctgttttgtgttttataatgaaatataaatatatatatattatatatattgcaGGAGGCTTGGATGAGGCTCTACACACCATCATTCATACCTGTCGTGAACAGGACGTGCCCTTTATCTTCGCTTTGTCCAGAAAAGCTTTGGGTCGCTGTGTTAACAAGGCCGTGCCAGTGAGTCTAGTTGGTATCTTCAACTTTGATGGTGCACAGGTCAGTCTGTTACAGCGGCTCAGTTATAATCTGGAGCTCTTATGTTTCTGATAAACATTAGTTTGGTTTTACAGGACATTTATCATAAAATGATAGAATTATCTTCTGAGGCCAGAAAAGCATATGAAGCAATGCTTTTGAGCCTGGAGCAGACAGAGCCGGAGACCTCAGCAGAAACAGAACAGCCGTTTGTGTCAGAGCAGATACAAACCGGTCTAAACGGCACCCTGTCCGAGGAGCCTGAGTACAGTAAGTCACAGGCTGGTTTTATGTGTTTACATGTACATTTTTGGAAACCACAAAATTATtcttaatttgtgttttttcagtaaAACTATGGAAGAAATTATTGGAAAAGGAAAACCATGCATATATGAATTTTGAGGAGCAGCTGAGCTCTATGTGCTTGGACAGTGAATGCACAGAACACGATGACGACGGCGCGAGCTGACGGCTGCGAAGCGTCAAGTCCCACACATGGAGTGGGTCGATCTGCCAGTCCACAATACAGAGTATTCTTAATTTGACGTCATGgctgtaataaaaatgacaatatgacACATTTTATGAATGTATGAATATTGAATGAAAACTCGAGGGATGAAGTTATGACAAATTGTTTGAAACTATCATCCTCTGTAGAACAGATAAGCATTTATTCTGAGCACTGCAAAAGATGCACATAATAGAAACATCCCATCTGTCAGTCAGAGAATTACCttgagttttgttcaaatacattatAGAAAATGTGAAGATTAAGAATTTGAAACTGAGGACATAAATAGTGAACAGACATTGTAATTTATATTGAATCCCAATTAATCTGACTTTTGTTGCAGATTATTGCATGTAGTTTGATTTGTGCAAATTGATCAGGAGCCTTTAAATCTAGTGACATTACTCATTACACAAGTGCTTTAGCTGTGAATTGTTTCTGTGAAACATAAACTAATTGTTCCATTTGTTTTGCAAtcacatttgtattatttttagagAAGGTTTTAGTAGTAAAGTGAAGCCTTTGATCAttccaaaacaaaatgtcaatgAAAAAACGTATATATTATGGAAATAAggatgataaatatttaggtAAATGTCTttcaaatgttatattttactTATCGGATTTAGCAATAAATTAAGATTCAGACTAAGAAGGCTGTTGTGTGTTATGTCTCCAGTGTGATGTCCACATGTACAGGTACTCATACTGCACACATGGTTTTAAccagaaaatgcaaaaatgtcatAGTGTTCCTGCTGGTGTGTCACCAAGAGACGAAGCAAAACAGGTTAACTCATAAAGGTTAATAATTTACTACACAAGTAGGCCATATattgttttgtcacattttacatTACGGGGGTTGTAGAGATATTGTCAACATATCCATTATGGAGGAAGTCTGCGTACACTCCCCCCTTCTCCATCATCGGATGTGGAGACTTGTGGTTGCCACAGTCTGTGTATTGTCCATTATTTCCACAGGAGGGATCCTGCAGCAGCACTATATGGTCACCTTTGACCTCTTTGACCTTGGTGTAGTCGTCGGGCAGCCTCTCCTCCTCGTGTCTAttcatgtctgtgtttttactgtctGACGTGTTACTTTGTTTCTCCAGTATGATGCACTCTCCTCTTATGTCTTGCACTGTGCTGTAGTCTCCAGGTCTCATGTCCTGCACCGTGACGTCCTTTTTGGGAATATCCACATAGCTGCTGTTTTCCAATGGCACCACCTTCAGATCATTGATTGACTGAACCTTTTCTGTTTCCATTGCGTTGACAAAGTTCAATTCATCCACAAATCCAGGCTCGTTGATTTCCACAAAATAGTCTAGTATCTGTGCTTCCTCTTTGTGGTCCACATTATTTTCCACATTTGATTCTTCATTGATGTTCGCTTCAGAGTGAAACTTACTTGAAATGATCACCCCATTTGTGCCTAGGCCATCAAAAATCAGCAGGTTGTCATCGCGCACAACCAGGTATTCCTCCACTTGGTTTTTCCAGGGTGTCACGGACGgaaagacctggtttatgaGCAGAGCACTGGTGACCTCTTCAGACCGGCCACTCTGAAAAACAGTCACATAAATCTTAGTAATATAGacaacatatattttattaaacatggcacagtggtggaaagtaaaaatgtagtgtagttaAGTATTGCATTGTAGTTTTTACCCTTACTTCCTTACATATAAAAGCAGGTGACTGAACGTTTTACTCCCctataaatactttttacttgtgtTTTGAGCCCTGCTTCAATGGTCAGATAGTCTCTAATATTAGAAAAGTTGCAGAGACTCCGGGCGTTGAAATGTATGAGAGAGAATCCCTTCATTTCCACTTTAAAGTCCTCTTCAGAATAATGCTCACAGTCCTGATTGTTGCTATAAAAATGGATCTCTGGGTCAATGCCATTTCCTAACTCATAATCTTTGTATTCTTCATAAATAAAGCTCTTAAAGTTTTGTTCTGCAGTCTACTTAAGCCATAGATagacataaaatacacaaacaagcAAATCAAACTGAATatatgctaaaaaaaacaaacaagaaaaacacaaaacttttcATTCTGCAACCATCGTTACTAcaaatatttcatttcatttatatttctcCAGCTCTGATATATTTCTGATGGTGACAGCTTTTGTCTGCTCTGGTGGTCTCCTTCAGAATCTTTTCTTTCTATTCCTCTTCATTCATGAACACACCGGAGCCTTTGAGCATTTTTGCAACTTTCATCAACTCGTCCTGTCTTTTCTACTCACAAATCTGACAATAATATTTGATCTTTTGGACTGTTTTTGAGAAATTGTGTGGCAAACAGCTGTTGTTTTACTACCAACAGTGAatattcagctttttttttttgagaactTAATCACCGCTGCAGTTTACACAGTTCTTCTTTGCTCCAGCAGTGACCCATACATAAGATCGAAGTCTCGTCTCATCACATCCTCTGTTCTGGTGTATTGCTCCAgctgctccactctgttttgCAGCTCGTCGATCTTCTTGTCTTTACTTTTCTCAGTTGTTTCACTGCATCAATCAGTTTCAATAAATCCGACTGCTGTTCACCGGAGTAAAGAAAACCTCTAAGTTCTAGTAGTTTTTGAAGTGATGTTGAGCCTCCAGTTGGCCTCGATCAAACTGTGTGggagatgataataataatccagTAAACATCACATGAATCCTTATCTGTGAAACTCCATCGACCTGATGTTAATATTCTTTTAAGATGTTTGTTGGATTGAGAAAGCCGATCCGCACTAACATTCGGTTCaatatctgtgtgaaatacttgtacttatgAGTAGTGATGGGTCGAATACTTACTGCAAGTGTAtttattctgaatacttttacatcgaGTTGCTTTTAAATAGTATAAAATCGCAACATAGGCTTAAAATCAtcttttcactgtttgttctgttgtttcctTTTACTAATGAGACAAAGAAAAATCACTGTGTAATTCAGTCCATCTTAAAGCCTAAATGTGGTGATCAAGTTCtgcaatgtattcctttgattttagaaaagtaactgtattctgaaaaccaccaaattaactgtaataaaatgagtatagtgtttttttggtacgtgtattcagttacttctcaGCActgtttatacatgtttttttctcttgatTGTATGTTACTGTCGTCAAGTGAAACACACAAGTTACTACGAGCACGAGCGGTAACTTGTACGGATTAATTAGGTTCAAGCATTGCTAAATAAAAATCCCCAACTGCAAAAGCTTACGCTGACAAAAACGTTTTTATTCTGCGCacgtctcttttaatgttaatttcatgatgattatttgtgattatctATTGTCTTGTGATTTTAGCGCCTTTCTTatcctgtaaaacactttgaagtaCTGCGTGTACTTGGGTGAGTATTACCTTGAGCAGATGCACATCGACTCCTTTTATCTTGGGTCCAGGAACAGGAGGGAGAAGCCACTGTTTGATACTAAAGAACAAACAACACAGTCTGTCAGCTTGATTACTGTCATGCACTGAACACAGCAAACACACTGATAACATACAATTTCCACTTGATGTACAA encodes:
- the LOC117376665 gene encoding selenocysteine insertion sequence-binding protein 2-like isoform X2 translates to MDKEREPSQGRQRREQLTAPSATVILPNPYKSSPSLRGNHSLRGSAATDNSSLGKHGYNKPVIKVNTIRHKTETTGDLQTKTSMGNPKSPGHGRKDMKRRGREMPETTFEVKMDEFPELSGIFVDQGDPRFQRHCWGPPTQNLEEHSDKVNKNAPVANYKPPAKYKFPQTEVIPNSSGNAMAQESIPGSVTSSWANIASQPPKKPVLKDKAKPAQADEVVQEEEEVNTGKKKRKKKKKKSKDADEDMETGSDKNVLYQDPPRFEDEEEFPGLTPSFTGTEKLFIRSKTAHLCNNENQRQSIQQQPMNQKKDKTQNTKAPFTEAPKVQKAEKVSGKKSKVPVQLDIGNMLAVLEKKQSQKAKQDTKPLTLSVGGGLPVVPKQPPVQKKPVIQGKIAHNPLDSTSPLVKKGKQREVPKAKKPTALKKVILKEREERKQRRLLEERGELPESESVHAEAEEEDCETSAADEVLSPTEELGDQMEINDDEEEEKVEHEEPPQELTTSPTTIITPMDTPKIHSRKFREYCTQMLSKEVDECVTTLLKELVRFQDRLYQKDPMKARMKRRIVMGLREVLKHLKLRKVKCVIISPNCERSQAKGGLDEALHTIIHTCREQDVPFIFALSRKALGRCVNKAVPVSLVGIFNFDGAQDIYHKMIELSSEARKAYEAMLLSLEQTEPETSAETEQPFVSEQIQTGLNGTLSEEPEYIKLWKKLLEKENHAYMNFEEQLSSMCLDSECTEHDDDGAS
- the LOC117376665 gene encoding selenocysteine insertion sequence-binding protein 2-like isoform X1, with product MDKEREPSQGRQRREQLTAPSATVILPNPYKSSPSLRGNHSLRGSAATDNSSLGKHGYNKPVIKVNTIRHKTETTGDLQTKTSMGNPKSPGHGRKDMKRRGREMPETTFEVKMDEFPELSGIFVDQGDPRFQRHCWGPPTQNLEEHSDKAWKVNKNAPVANYKPPAKYKFPQTEVIPNSSGNAMAQESIPGSVTSSWANIASQPPKKPVLKDKAKPAQADEVVQEEEEVNTGKKKRKKKKKKSKDADEDMETGSDKNVLYQDPPRFEDEEEFPGLTPSFTGTEKLFIRSKTAHLCNNENQRQSIQQQPMNQKKDKTQNTKAPFTEAPKVQKAEKVSGKKSKVPVQLDIGNMLAVLEKKQSQKAKQDTKPLTLSVGGGLPVVPKQPPVQKKPVIQGKIAHNPLDSTSPLVKKGKQREVPKAKKPTALKKVILKEREERKQRRLLEERGELPESESVHAEAEEEDCETSAADEVLSPTEELGDQMEINDDEEEEKVEHEEPPQELTTSPTTIITPMDTPKIHSRKFREYCTQMLSKEVDECVTTLLKELVRFQDRLYQKDPMKARMKRRIVMGLREVLKHLKLRKVKCVIISPNCERSQAKGGLDEALHTIIHTCREQDVPFIFALSRKALGRCVNKAVPVSLVGIFNFDGAQDIYHKMIELSSEARKAYEAMLLSLEQTEPETSAETEQPFVSEQIQTGLNGTLSEEPEYIKLWKKLLEKENHAYMNFEEQLSSMCLDSECTEHDDDGAS
- the prlrb gene encoding prolactin receptor b, which gives rise to MTDCTRLKRLLGWVLLLLISAVFECSSNSPPGKPVFKDCHSPDKETFTCWWEPDPDDGEDTTYRLFYEKDQEESRECPDYHTAGKNSCFFDRNHTSIWVDYFLTVVAFNAFGNASSDIFKLDVVDIVKGNPPENVTVRLEFDQDSPTIHVYWNPYVIRSNYGWLTTKYQLRFKEEDGNWTMQNAGLLSQFRLYNASPGKQYTVQVRCSIDNGKWSEWSSSAFIQIPKSEPKQQRFWIPVAFFSAIPFFAAVCILYIKWKFIKQWLLPPVPGPKIKGVDVHLLKSGRSEEVTSALLINQVFPSVTPWKNQVEEYLVVRDDNLLIFDGLGTNGVIISSKFHSEANINEESNVENNVDHKEEAQILDYFVEINEPGFVDELNFVNAMETEKVQSINDLKVVPLENSSYVDIPKKDVTVQDMRPGDYSTVQDIRGECIILEKQSNTSDSKNTDMNRHEEERLPDDYTKVKEVKGDHIVLLQDPSCGNNGQYTDCGNHKSPHPMMEKGGVYADFLHNGYVDNISTTPVM